The DNA region TATTTTCAATCGGGTTACGTCCTTATTATCCACGCAACAAGGTTTAGTAGCAGGAGGCGCATTTCAAATTCCTGCCAATAACATCGCTTTGTGGAATGGAAGCAACTGGAGTAATTTAGGTGCAAATGGGATCAATGTTCCCAATACCAATTCAGGAGGTGTTCATGGATTGGGATTATTCAATGGGAATATCGTGGCGGGTGGGGTATTTAGTCCACCTTTATCAAATATTGCGCAATTGAACAGCAATGTCTGGCAAAATTTAGGAAATGGTATCAATTTATTTATTGGCAATAACGGTGAAGGGATTAAAGCCATTCTGCAATTTGCAACTAATAAATTAGCAGTAGGAGGTCGTTTTCAGGAAGCTGTGAATAGCGGCAATGTTGTAGTTTCCAATACTCAATTTATTGCACAATGGGATGGTACCAATTGGTCTGCTATGAATACAGGAGTTAACTCTAGCTTTGAAGGAATTTATGATTTAGCAATTCATTGTGGCAATCTGTATGCGGGAGGTTTATTTGCATCAATTGGAAGCAATCCAATCTCAGGGGTAGCGCAATGGGATGCTAATTCAAGTACCTGGTTAAATGTTTCCAATCATCCCAATGTGTTGATCAGAGCGCTGGAAAATTTTAAACCAAATTCAAACAATAGTTGCGATTTATATGCTGCAGGTGAAGTTATTTTAAACCATCTGAAATGCGCAACACAAAGCGAAAACCTAAACCAAGGATTCTTTAAAGTTTTTCCAAATCCTGTAAATTCAAATTTAATTTTGCAATTAGATCAAGAAGCGGTAAAAGAGCTTTTGGTCTTTATCATTGATATCAACGGAAAACGATCCATGATTAAAAAAATAGCAAAAGGTCAATCTCACAGTGTATTAGATTTTGCTGAATTCAATCAAGGCGTTTACATGCTCGAAATAAGCGAGAACAATTTAAAAAAATGGTATCAAAAGGTATTGAAGGAATGAGGGGAAAGATTTTAGTCTATAGTCTGTAGAGAGAATGTTGCAATGCTGCAATGCTGCAATGCTGCAATGCTGCAATGTGGCAATGTGGCAATTCTGTAATTCTATACTGTTACAATTCTGTAATGCATCAATGCAATAATTAATTTTAAGAATTAATTTGAATGAACTTACAAGTTGCCGAAGGGGTCCCGCCGAGGCTCAAGGAGTTTTAGTAATATTTAATATCTATCAAGATATCAAATATTAAGAGACCGATATTCTAATAAAATTCAGATCAGTTAGGCTCAGTATTCAACAAATTAAATGAAGTTAAAAAACTACGATTCTCAAGGATGAATATCCTTCTACCATCTGGGTTTCCAGACATTTTGTTTACCAGACCATCTTTTCTAAAATTCACAATCCTAAACTTTTCTTTACCTTGTTCCTTATTTAGTGTAATGAAAATAGCACTCGCTCAACTCAACTACCATATCGGAAATTTTGAAGGAAATTTTGCAAAAATGCAAGATGCCATATTCAAAGCTAAATTGGAACAAGCTGATCTGATTTGTTTCAGCGAATTGGCAAGTTGTGGCTATCCACCTCGCGATTTTTTGGAATTTCGGGATTTTATTTCGCAGTCCATGGCATTGGTAAATAGACTTTGTGAATTGAGTCACGACATAGCCATTGTTGTGGGCGCACCCAGTGTCAACCCGGATGTAGAAGGCAAAGATTTATATAATTCGGCCTTTTTTTTATATGAAGGAAAGGTTCAATCTATTACCCATAAGGCACTCTTGCCAAACTATGATATTTTTGACGAATACCGTTATTTTGAACCAAATCGTAGTTTTGAAATTGTCCGTTTTCAATCAAAAAAGATTGCCATCACCATTTGTGAAGATATCTGGAATCTAGGGAATGAAAATCCTATGTACACCATTTGTCCGTTAGATGAAATCATAGATCAAAAACCGGATTTTATACTAAACCTTTCAGCATCTCCTTTTAGCTATGAACATGCAAAAGACCGTTTAAATGTATTGCGTGCGAATGTCCTGAAATATAAAATTCCACTGTTTTATGTAAACTGCGTCGGTGCTCAAACGGACATTCTGTTTGATGGGGGTTCTGCTGTTTTATCCGGTGACGGCATGTGTTATGAAGAACTACCTTTCTTCGTTGAAGGCCAACGCTATTTTGAATTGGAAGAGGTATTGAAAGGAGGTATCAATCGCGAACAAGAAAAAAATGAAATTGAACTCATCCACAAAGCTTTGGTATTAGGGATCAGGGACTATTTTAGTAAAATGGGTTTTAGTAAGGCCATTCTTGGTTTGTCGGGTGGCATCGATTCAGCTCTTACGGCTTGTCTTGCGGTCGATGCACTTGGAAAAGATCAGGTACGTGTCCTCTTAATGCCTTCACCCTATTCTTCTGAGGGTTCAGTGCTGGATGCAAAAGCACTGGCTGAGCAACTTGGGATACAGTATGATGTCATTCCAATTGCTAGTATCTTCGATGAATACAAATCCATCCTTTCAACTTATTTTATAAATCTGCCCGAAAATGTAACGGAAGAAAACATTCAGGCTCGCATTCGTGGAATGCTGTTGATGGCTTTTTCCAATAAGTTTTCATCCATCCTTTTAAATACCACCAACAAAAGCGAAATGGCGGTGGGCTACGGCACGCTCTACGGCGATTTGTGCGGCGGATTGGCAGTCTTGGCTGATGTTTACAAAACCCAGGTTTATCAATTATCCAGTTACATCAATCGGGAAAGAATCATAATACCTGAAAATACCATCCAAAAACCACCTTCAGCAGAATTGAAACCCGGGCAAAAAGACTCTGATTCATTGCCAGATTACAACATCCTGGATAAAATCTTGTATCAATATATTGAAAATCGAAAAGGGCCTTCAGAAATCATGGCAATGGGTTTTGATCCGGAAATTGTACTGAAAACCTTGAAAATGGTTAATAAAGCAGAATTTAAACGATACCAATCGCCTCCTGTAATTCGGGTTTCTTCCAAATCCTTTGGATTGGGTAGACGCCTACCCATTGAAGGAAAATACCTTTCCTAAAATTGGGATAAATTGGGCTTATTCTGCCTCGGCAACGACTTCCTGTACTTCAGGCACCATTCGTTTCAATAATCCTTCTATGCCAGCTTTTAATGTGACCGTTGACGAAGGACATCCGCTGCAAGAACCTTGCATGGATACCGTAACGACCCCATCCCGGTAGGATTTGAATTCTATGTTTCCCCCATCCATTTCAACCGCTGGCTTGACATACATCTGAATCATATCTTTAATTCGGACCACCAATTCAGTATCTTTTTCGTCAAAATTGCCTTCCGAAGAATCGGCCTCTAGTTGCAAGCGAAATGCTTCAAATCCTTCCTTAATCAAAACAGATTCCTGTTCGATGATCTTTTTAAGGGTTTCTTTTGCAGGAATCATGACCTCTTGCCAGTCATAATTCGGTTTTTTGGTAATGGTTACAAAATTATTGGAAATATATACGGATTGGACAAATTCTTCATCATACAGCTTACTTGCCAAGGGAGACCAGGCAGCTGCAAGTTCTTTATCTTTAAAATCTGCAATTCCCTGATAAAGCATCCGGTTGCTCACAAATTTTAAGGATTCCGGATTGGGTGTTTGTTCGGTATAAAGTAAAATACCTGGTTTAGTAGGTTGTACAGTTTCCATAAGCAATTAATTCACTCAAAATACAATTTAAAATCAGGAAGGTTCAATCATTAACTTAGATGTCATAGTGAGCCTCCAACGGACAATGATCAGAAAATCGAATTTCCCGGTGGTGTCTGAATGCTTTGACCTTATCTTTTAAGGATTTGGAAATCGATTGATAATCAATACGCCAACCTTTGTCCTTTCCATAAGAACCGGCCCGATAACTCCACCAACTGTATTCTTTTTTTTCCGGATTTAATAAGCGAAAACTATCATAAAATAATTCTTTAAACCAATGATCCAACCAGGCACGTTCCTCCGGACGGTAACCGGATGGATTGTCGGTGCGTTCCGGATTGTGAATGTCCAGGCCTTGATGTACGATGTTGTAATCTCCCACTACGATTAAATTTGGTTTTTGCTCATTCATTTTTTTAAACTCCGGGTACATATCTTCTAAAAACTTCATTTTAAATTGATGTCGGTCTTCGCCTGAGGAGCCAGATGGAAAATAACAATTGGCTAAACTAAATCCAGGATAATCCAACACAATTAATCGGCCTTCCCGATCATACACCTCTTTGCCGGTTCCCAGTTGCACCTGATTCGCTTTTTCTTTGGCTAAAATCAATACGCCACTGTATCCTTTTTTTTCTGCACAATGCCAATACGAATGATAATTTAATTCCTTAAAATAATCCGGATCCGCATGGGATGCATCCATTTTGGTTTCCTGAATACAAACTAAATCAAAATCATTTTGTGCGATCCATTCTTTAAATCCCTTATCGATTGCAGATCGCAATCCATTGACATTAAAGCTTATAATTTTTTTCATCACTAAATTTTATGCATTGTAAAATTAATCAGCTATTTCAATTCACAAGCCAGGTTTTTGATTTAGAAACCTTGGGTTTAAACCCTGGGTTTCTAAATCAAAAGCATCATGTATAAAATGGTCGCGGGTGCTGTTTCAAGACCAGCATTGTAAAATAATAACCTATGTTCCTTTTATGTAATAAGTTCCACTACCTGTTTATAGTATTTATTATAATGAACAAGCATTCATATTACAATTAATTGAGTCATGAAGGCTTCAGAGCCTGTAAAATCAGTCATATTACAGATTTATGCTATGGTATGGTTTTTGGAATTCTATAAATACCCGTTTGCCGTTTAAAGATTACTACAAATTCACTCACACCGTTTAAAAAAATATTGATATCTCATTAAATGCAGCTGTTGCAAATCCTAATAAAATTTTCATACAGCCATTTTGATGGATGAATACATGTTGACCTGTTAACGAACAAGGCGAAACGAATTTTCTCATTATATTAATTTCTGAAAGCGTATGAAGGCAAACCAGACCCCAGCTGTGTTGTACAAGGATATGCGTTTTTGGCTGGTGATTACGCTCACATGCATTCTGGTTGGAATGTTGTTGGGTACATATCCGGCTTAAAAACTCAGCTTTGTATCTTCAAGCTTAAATCGAGGCTTCCGGCACTGTGTGTTAAGGCTCCTACGGAGATAAAATCTACCCCGCTAAGGGCAATTTTACGAACTGTTTCGAGACTGACCCCTCCGGAAGCTTCGGTTTCATGTTTTTTTGCAACCATTGCAACTGCTTCTTCAAGTAAGGGCAACTCAAAATTATCCATCATGATGCGACTTACATTTCCTGTACGCAACACTTCTTCCAATTCTACTAAATTTTTTACTTCAATAGTGATTCCCAAATTTTCCAAATGATGGGATTTTTGATATTTGTTTACAGCTTTAATTGCTTTTGTAATAGAACCACATGCTGCAATGTGATTGTCTTTAATCATAAACCAATCATACAAACCATCCCGGTAATTCTGACAACCTCCCAACCGGACGGCCCATTTTTCAAGGTAGCGATTTAAAGGAGTAGTTTTGCGAGTGTCCAGCAAAGTGACCGGCAAATCAGACACTTCCAATAAAAAGCGATTGCATAAACTGGCAATCCCACTCATGCGTTGCATTGAATTTAAAACCAATCGTTCCGCCATCAATAAATTTCGCGTACCGGTTTCTACTTCAAACGCAACTTCACCCAGATGAACATAGGAACCATCTGGTTTAAATACATTCATTTCTACTGAATCATCCAAATAATTGAAAATTGATTTGGCCAATTCAACACCAGCCAGAATGCCATCTTCTTTTATTTTTAATATGGCCTTGCTTCTATTTTCTGATGGGATGCAAGCCAATGAGGTAATGTCTCCCGTTTGGACATCCTCTTGCAAAGCTTGTTTAATAAATTGTTTTAAGTCAAACGAAATCATAATTAAAAAATCACACCAAATCTAAAATCTAAACTCGATAAAATCCCTTTAGAATCTTCTCTGGTTCCATCTGAATAACGCCCACTGTCATCCGTAATATCTGTAAAGCTTTGATAAAATCGCAAACCTCCTACTAACGAAACGTCTGCTGAAATGCGCATTTCACCGCCCAATCCAATGCCGTAAAACAAACCAAAAAAACTGACCATTTTACGGATGTCTTCTCCTTCTGTATCGGGCAAGGGTGGTGCTTCTATAGTTCCTCTGGCTCGGGTGCGTAAACTGATACAGAATTCAGGTGCATGTACATAGAATCTGAATTTTCCAAATTCATTGGTGCGCAACTTAAATCCAAACGGAATATCAATATAATTCATTCGATAGCCTAAGATCGCATTGTCAGGAAGATTTTTATATTTTGTATCACTTAATTCAGCTTCTTTCCAAAGATCTCCCCCTTTAATAAATTCGAGATGACCACCCTGACCTAATGATAATCCAATACCCCCCGTTGCTGCATAACGATCATTAAACCAATATTCCGCTTGCACATGGGCTTTATAGGAAATTTTAATACCGGATGATGAAATTTGATTGTCATTGGAGGAAATCCAACTTATACCCGGACCCGTTAATACACTGAATTTTATCTCCTGACTCATTAACATCCCTGGTAAAAAAGCCAGACTGAATAGTTTTAGGATTTTCATAATTTTGTTTTTAGGAATAGTCATTTTATTGAAAATTGACCTGTAAAGCTAAAATAATTCAATCTTTGCAGAAATAAAAATACCCAATAAAACAGGTCCGGATTCGTTTAAAGAATGCGTTATTTATTGTCCCTTAACAGTCCGCATGTTATCCATTATAACAAATTATAAGATATTGAAAAATGCAATGGTAAGATTTGGCAAATCCAGAGTTGCCATGTTCCAAAACCAAATGTTTGGTTGGATGCTGTTTGGTTTTTACCTCAGCTGTTTTGGATTAATTGCCTGTCAGAATTCAAATCGGAATCCCGTTCCTGACGTTTCAAATATTGCTGCAGATATAAAATGGATTCATTTTGAAAGGGAACTTTTTGCACTCGATTCAAACAAATTGAATGAGGGTCTTCTTGCACTTATTCAAAAATATCCAGCGTTTACAAAATTGTATTTTACACAAATTGTTCCAATGACAGAACAATTGGATTCAATTCAACCAGAATTTAGTACAGCGCTTCGCACATTTATAAATGATCCGTTTACAAAAGATCTTTATCTTAAAACAAATCGTGTATTTAAAGAAGATCAGGATTTAAGTAAATCAATGCTTCAGGCGGTTCGATTGATGAAATATTATT from Saprospiraceae bacterium includes:
- a CDS encoding NifU family protein, translated to METVQPTKPGILLYTEQTPNPESLKFVSNRMLYQGIADFKDKELAAAWSPLASKLYDEEFVQSVYISNNFVTITKKPNYDWQEVMIPAKETLKKIIEQESVLIKEGFEAFRLQLEADSSEGNFDEKDTELVVRIKDMIQMYVKPAVEMDGGNIEFKSYRDGVVTVSMQGSCSGCPSSTVTLKAGIEGLLKRMVPEVQEVVAEAE
- the nadC gene encoding carboxylating nicotinate-nucleotide diphosphorylase codes for the protein MISFDLKQFIKQALQEDVQTGDITSLACIPSENRSKAILKIKEDGILAGVELAKSIFNYLDDSVEMNVFKPDGSYVHLGEVAFEVETGTRNLLMAERLVLNSMQRMSGIASLCNRFLLEVSDLPVTLLDTRKTTPLNRYLEKWAVRLGGCQNYRDGLYDWFMIKDNHIAACGSITKAIKAVNKYQKSHHLENLGITIEVKNLVELEEVLRTGNVSRIMMDNFELPLLEEAVAMVAKKHETEASGGVSLETVRKIALSGVDFISVGALTHSAGSLDLSLKIQS
- the xth gene encoding exodeoxyribonuclease III: MKKIISFNVNGLRSAIDKGFKEWIAQNDFDLVCIQETKMDASHADPDYFKELNYHSYWHCAEKKGYSGVLILAKEKANQVQLGTGKEVYDREGRLIVLDYPGFSLANCYFPSGSSGEDRHQFKMKFLEDMYPEFKKMNEQKPNLIVVGDYNIVHQGLDIHNPERTDNPSGYRPEERAWLDHWFKELFYDSFRLLNPEKKEYSWWSYRAGSYGKDKGWRIDYQSISKSLKDKVKAFRHHREIRFSDHCPLEAHYDI
- a CDS encoding PorT family protein → MKILKLFSLAFLPGMLMSQEIKFSVLTGPGISWISSNDNQISSSGIKISYKAHVQAEYWFNDRYAATGGIGLSLGQGGHLEFIKGGDLWKEAELSDTKYKNLPDNAILGYRMNYIDIPFGFKLRTNEFGKFRFYVHAPEFCISLRTRARGTIEAPPLPDTEGEDIRKMVSFFGLFYGIGLGGEMRISADVSLVGGLRFYQSFTDITDDSGRYSDGTREDSKGILSSLDFRFGVIF
- a CDS encoding NAD+ synthase, yielding MKIALAQLNYHIGNFEGNFAKMQDAIFKAKLEQADLICFSELASCGYPPRDFLEFRDFISQSMALVNRLCELSHDIAIVVGAPSVNPDVEGKDLYNSAFFLYEGKVQSITHKALLPNYDIFDEYRYFEPNRSFEIVRFQSKKIAITICEDIWNLGNENPMYTICPLDEIIDQKPDFILNLSASPFSYEHAKDRLNVLRANVLKYKIPLFYVNCVGAQTDILFDGGSAVLSGDGMCYEELPFFVEGQRYFELEEVLKGGINREQEKNEIELIHKALVLGIRDYFSKMGFSKAILGLSGGIDSALTACLAVDALGKDQVRVLLMPSPYSSEGSVLDAKALAEQLGIQYDVIPIASIFDEYKSILSTYFINLPENVTEENIQARIRGMLLMAFSNKFSSILLNTTNKSEMAVGYGTLYGDLCGGLAVLADVYKTQVYQLSSYINRERIIIPENTIQKPPSAELKPGQKDSDSLPDYNILDKILYQYIENRKGPSEIMAMGFDPEIVLKTLKMVNKAEFKRYQSPPVIRVSSKSFGLGRRLPIEGKYLS